One part of the Lycium ferocissimum isolate CSIRO_LF1 chromosome 8, AGI_CSIRO_Lferr_CH_V1, whole genome shotgun sequence genome encodes these proteins:
- the LOC132066366 gene encoding protein RKD3-like → MQGNSGHYAIDHQYDNAFDVANNPLMMDFTLEDPFYSSFYNPTPGMWSETRDENQELLSCDNNQEKIIITEKGKQKMLSREAISKCFYMPINQAAKELNIGVTLLKIRCRDLGIRRGGRKWYGTKWKDVIDSLEEEKKRMEEIPDMELEEKTKKLRQSCFKANHKKRKLMGMANCGLLLIPSCDSGPIWTIIIFAIGYGHREEDDEDEVIKSLLADRFNSMSPTLHD, encoded by the exons ATGCAAGGTAATTCAGGACACTACGCTATCGATCATCAGTACGATAACGCTTTTGATGTTGCTAACAATCCTTTGATGATGGATTTCACTCTTGAAGAtccattttattcatctttttataaccCTACCCCAG GGATGTGGAGCGAAACGAGGGATGAGAACCAGGAATTGTTGTCATGTGACAACAATCAAGAAAAGATAATTATAACGGAAAAAGGGAAGCAAAAAATGTTATCTCGAGAAGCAATTTCCAAGTGTTTTTACATGCCAATAAATCAAGCAGCCAAGGAACTCAATATTGGGGTGACACTTTTGAAGATAAGATGTAGGGATTTGGGAATTCGAAG AGGGGGAAGGAAATGGTATGGAACGAAGTGGAAGGATGTGATAGATTCATtagaggaagagaagaaaaggatgGAGGAAATCCCGGACATGGAACTtgaggagaaaacaaagaaattaaggcAATCTTGTTTCAAGGCTAACCACAAGAAGAGAAAGCTTATGGGTATGGCGAATTGCGGGCTTCTTTTGATACCCTCTTGCGATAGTGGTCCGATTTGGACAATAATAATCTTTGCTATTGGTTATGGCCATAGagaggaagatgatgaagatgaagtcatTAAGTCTCTTCTTGCCGATCGTTTCAACTCAATGAGCCCAACTTTGCatgattga